A section of the Leptospira kobayashii genome encodes:
- a CDS encoding methyl-accepting chemotaxis protein, translated as MNRSSLKTILLITIAATAILLTVCISAFAYTTATEYVKDAYVDEIKQIARLSGDRVDQFFKNQEDLAEFISSNPVVISAVETRTAKTLNEILAVLFQKMKVYENVFISTPESNPLIFADSTGKALGFRWGGQNFDDNIKQTLAGNVFLSKVGASPVTGEPVALLTVPIKRGDKVIAILGLSLSLSSVTGELVSRVKIGTDGFITITGFDGTVVAHPDKSLILKFNASNTDWGKKLLAMKSGESMEYFFKKAKIASIYRLENRQISVMAVMSKDDVTNVVRQMLFKIAACAFVFLIISIFIIYKLLNHRLLPLQEASQLFKSMSTGDLTTELKIYNNDEVGSLSKDTNLFLESLRHSINEIQKISYELASSAEELSSSSESFSSTAQSTAASVEEMSATLEEISAGMENISGSTDNQYRNVSGFREKIKELSSSINYVGGEIQNTLDQAKSISEQAKKGEESLSGMNQMISNILKSSGEMTAIVGIINDIADQTSLLALNASIEAARAGDAGRGFAVVAEEISKLSEKTASAIKSISAMISKNRGELDTGAKGIQSSTEMIHAIIKNVEQVTVAMDKLYSITGSQQNINRVVTDNVQTVSSEAESVKLATDEQKKAVMEINDVISQINEHTISTASGAEQMSASAKTLSHNADKLRSITDKFKI; from the coding sequence ATGAATCGATCCAGCTTAAAAACAATTCTACTGATTACAATTGCAGCAACTGCGATTCTGCTTACCGTTTGTATTTCGGCATTTGCCTATACTACCGCCACGGAATATGTAAAAGATGCCTACGTAGACGAAATCAAGCAGATTGCAAGGCTTTCCGGTGACAGGGTAGATCAGTTTTTTAAAAACCAGGAGGATTTGGCGGAATTTATTTCTTCCAATCCGGTCGTTATCAGTGCCGTTGAAACCAGGACTGCAAAAACTCTGAATGAGATCCTTGCCGTTCTTTTTCAGAAAATGAAGGTGTACGAAAATGTTTTCATTTCGACTCCCGAATCCAATCCCTTGATCTTTGCCGATTCCACGGGAAAAGCATTGGGATTTCGTTGGGGGGGACAAAACTTCGACGATAATATAAAACAGACGTTAGCCGGGAATGTGTTCTTGAGCAAAGTGGGAGCTTCTCCCGTGACGGGAGAGCCTGTTGCTTTACTTACCGTTCCGATCAAAAGAGGAGACAAAGTAATCGCCATCCTGGGGCTTTCCTTGTCGCTTTCTTCGGTTACGGGAGAACTTGTTTCGCGTGTTAAAATCGGAACCGACGGATTTATCACAATCACCGGATTTGACGGAACAGTGGTTGCTCATCCGGACAAATCCCTGATATTGAAATTTAACGCGAGTAATACGGATTGGGGAAAAAAACTTCTGGCTATGAAATCGGGTGAGTCCATGGAGTATTTTTTCAAAAAAGCGAAAATCGCTTCGATCTATAGATTGGAAAACCGTCAGATATCCGTAATGGCTGTTATGTCCAAAGACGATGTGACGAATGTAGTAAGGCAGATGTTATTTAAAATTGCGGCTTGCGCGTTTGTTTTTCTGATCATTTCGATTTTTATTATTTATAAATTACTAAATCACAGATTGTTGCCTTTGCAGGAAGCGAGTCAGTTGTTCAAGTCCATGTCTACGGGCGATCTTACTACCGAACTCAAGATTTATAACAACGATGAGGTGGGAAGCTTAAGCAAAGATACGAATCTTTTTCTGGAGAGTTTGAGACATTCCATAAATGAGATTCAAAAGATTTCTTATGAATTGGCCTCTTCGGCGGAAGAGCTCTCTTCCAGTTCGGAAAGTTTTTCTTCCACTGCGCAATCGACGGCAGCTTCCGTGGAAGAGATGTCGGCAACTTTGGAAGAAATCTCCGCAGGAATGGAAAATATTTCCGGGTCAACGGACAATCAGTATAGAAATGTTTCTGGCTTTAGGGAAAAAATAAAAGAACTTTCATCTAGCATTAATTATGTGGGAGGAGAAATCCAGAATACTCTGGACCAAGCCAAATCTATTTCCGAGCAGGCAAAAAAAGGAGAAGAGTCTTTGTCGGGGATGAATCAAATGATTTCCAATATTCTAAAGTCTTCCGGCGAAATGACAGCCATCGTAGGAATCATCAATGATATTGCGGATCAAACCAGTTTATTGGCATTGAACGCGAGTATCGAAGCGGCAAGGGCAGGAGACGCGGGAAGAGGATTTGCAGTTGTTGCGGAAGAGATTTCCAAACTTTCGGAAAAAACCGCATCCGCTATCAAATCCATTTCGGCAATGATTTCCAAAAACAGAGGGGAGTTGGATACCGGTGCGAAAGGGATTCAGTCTTCGACGGAAATGATTCATGCAATCATCAAAAATGTGGAACAAGTCACCGTTGCCATGGACAAACTGTATTCGATCACCGGCTCTCAACAAAATATCAATCGTGTTGTAACGGATAATGTGCAAACTGTAAGTTCCGAAGCTGAATCGGTGAAATTGGCAACGGATGAACAGAAAAAAGCCGTAATGGAAATCAATGACGTGATCAGCCAAATCAACGAACATACGATTAGTACCGCCTCCGGCGCAGAACAGATGTCAGCTTCTGCAAAAACGCTCTCTCATAATGCGGATAAACTCAGAAGTATAACAGATAAGTTCAAGATATAA
- a CDS encoding chemotaxis protein CheX codes for MQIKADFINPFLEAATIVFRDVLQQDLIRGKIAIKDSPAPSHELAIVIGVVGSFSGEVVYSMNYDAAYKMSRKLVPGLSDEDVQNEYKDILGEIANMTTGNAMNIFTSAGQSVEITTPNIQESKTTSVRFNKKPTLSINLYSKFGRIEVNVAIA; via the coding sequence ATGCAAATCAAAGCCGACTTTATCAATCCCTTCCTGGAAGCTGCCACCATCGTTTTTCGCGATGTACTGCAGCAAGATTTAATCCGAGGGAAGATCGCCATCAAGGATAGCCCTGCCCCCTCACATGAGTTAGCGATTGTGATCGGAGTTGTAGGTTCTTTCAGCGGTGAAGTCGTTTACAGCATGAATTACGATGCAGCGTATAAGATGTCCCGCAAATTGGTGCCAGGACTTTCCGATGAAGATGTGCAAAACGAATACAAAGACATCTTAGGTGAAATTGCGAACATGACAACCGGTAATGCGATGAATATATTCACATCCGCCGGTCAATCCGTAGAGATCACTACACCTAACATCCAGGAATCGAAAACCACTTCGGTTCGGTTCAATAAAAAACCGACTCTCTCCATCAACTTGTATTCCAAGTTCGGACGGATTGAAGTCAACGTAGCGATCGCTTAA
- a CDS encoding DUF1566 domain-containing protein: MEASLGRKAVVFLVALYFADCSPVALENICDPIGGRYRNFVFIKSLLDNGDSFCGKTFLQTPPSALRYPGSPSSFANGSVISLSPSVTGNGLTFSILPALPEGVSIGTGNGVISGTYSSYAGLAQTYTVKASNSGGSVSYSFSLTFFGKPPLKTGQTQCWDGSGTSDSNCSLASSSGQDGKLQNGTTPSFTSATLVNSSDYITTDNNTGFVWKTCNENVPFIASSCDVPSGAADLTWVGAGTSCASLDSGNGYANKKGWKLASVKELSTIVNYFTIPATYSAFFPGAAGGGQWTRDSFAMSPSTDAWYLSLSEGVTGRTSQANTNRARCVQGGNIPQEMFRDNGDETVTDINTGLVWQKCGMGLSGSVCQTVVSSTSMIWSSALNACNTLSLSNRIWRLPSVSELKSIVNFTNTSVPINTTYFPGVTATTGYWTSTTVSASVTEAWVVHMNVGSENLLKNDANKASSYNVRCVSTGP; encoded by the coding sequence ATGGAAGCATCTCTCGGCAGAAAGGCAGTCGTATTTCTAGTTGCACTGTATTTTGCCGATTGTTCTCCCGTTGCTTTGGAAAATATCTGTGACCCCATAGGTGGACGTTACAGGAATTTCGTTTTCATAAAATCCCTATTGGACAACGGTGATTCGTTCTGTGGAAAGACTTTTCTGCAAACACCTCCCTCGGCCTTACGTTATCCCGGTTCCCCTTCTTCTTTTGCAAATGGTAGCGTTATTTCGCTTTCTCCTTCCGTTACGGGAAACGGGCTTACATTTTCCATCCTACCTGCTTTGCCGGAAGGTGTTTCCATCGGAACGGGAAACGGTGTTATCTCGGGAACTTACTCTAGTTATGCGGGTTTGGCTCAGACTTATACGGTAAAGGCATCGAATTCGGGAGGGAGTGTGAGTTATAGTTTCAGTTTGACTTTTTTCGGAAAGCCCCCTCTGAAAACGGGCCAGACTCAATGTTGGGACGGAAGCGGTACTTCGGATAGCAATTGTTCTCTGGCTTCCTCTTCCGGACAGGACGGAAAATTGCAAAACGGAACTACTCCCAGTTTCACTTCCGCAACTTTGGTGAACTCTTCGGATTATATCACCACAGACAATAACACCGGTTTTGTGTGGAAAACCTGCAATGAAAACGTTCCTTTTATTGCCTCCAGCTGTGATGTTCCTTCCGGTGCTGCCGATCTTACCTGGGTCGGCGCGGGCACTTCCTGCGCCTCTTTGGACTCCGGCAACGGTTATGCGAATAAAAAAGGATGGAAACTTGCATCCGTTAAGGAACTCAGTACGATCGTAAATTATTTTACGATCCCCGCAACCTACAGCGCTTTTTTTCCCGGAGCTGCAGGGGGAGGGCAATGGACAAGAGATTCTTTTGCGATGTCTCCTTCAACAGATGCATGGTATCTTTCCCTTTCGGAGGGTGTTACGGGAAGAACTTCGCAAGCAAATACGAACCGGGCCCGTTGTGTTCAAGGAGGAAATATACCTCAGGAAATGTTTCGTGACAACGGAGATGAAACTGTAACGGATATCAATACGGGACTCGTGTGGCAGAAATGTGGTATGGGCCTTTCCGGCAGTGTGTGCCAAACGGTAGTTAGTTCCACTTCCATGATATGGAGTTCCGCATTAAATGCCTGTAACACTCTTTCACTATCCAATAGAATCTGGAGGCTTCCTTCCGTATCCGAACTCAAATCAATCGTTAATTTTACAAATACTTCGGTGCCGATCAATACGACTTATTTTCCCGGCGTTACCGCTACGACAGGATATTGGACTTCCACTACGGTATCGGCTTCCGTAACGGAAGCTTGGGTGGTTCATATGAATGTGGGTTCGGAAAACCTTCTGAAAAACGACGCAAATAAAGCGAGCTCCTATAATGTCCGCTGCGTATCCACCGGGCCGTGA
- a CDS encoding nucleoside 2-deoxyribosyltransferase has translation MKSLSIYLAGPEVFLPDGYQVLQNHKRLCESRGFVAFTPLDGELPPEMKRDLSMAKRIFEVNCELIRKSDIIIANCNFFRGACTDDGTAFEIGYGFSLGKKIWGYRNSLVPLHQITAEIIPTTDHDSGYKMDANGYLLNEDFGNAINLMLEFSISQSGGKLILGGLTEVLNELAGS, from the coding sequence GTGAAATCCCTTTCCATCTATCTCGCAGGTCCGGAAGTATTTTTGCCGGATGGTTACCAAGTTTTGCAAAATCACAAACGACTTTGCGAATCGAGAGGGTTTGTCGCATTTACTCCATTAGATGGAGAGCTACCTCCCGAAATGAAAAGAGATCTTTCCATGGCAAAACGGATCTTTGAAGTGAATTGCGAATTGATCCGCAAATCGGATATCATCATTGCCAATTGCAATTTTTTTCGAGGTGCTTGCACGGATGACGGAACTGCATTCGAAATCGGATACGGGTTTTCCTTGGGAAAAAAGATCTGGGGATACAGAAACAGTTTGGTTCCTTTGCATCAAATTACCGCGGAGATTATTCCCACTACGGATCATGATTCCGGTTATAAAATGGATGCAAACGGTTATCTGCTCAATGAGGATTTCGGGAATGCGATCAATCTGATGCTGGAATTTTCCATCTCGCAGTCTGGCGGTAAACTAATATTAGGTGGACTGACGGAAGTTCTGAACGAACTGGCTGGATCATAA
- a CDS encoding tetratricopeptide repeat protein, with protein MIRIIVSFTLISFALSAQTNTNSNKKGIDALYKKDYPKAIEYFSETLKHSPTDAFANYNLACTYSILLSQCEDVKDENEIYKLLQKAIKSKPAYKNKLLNDQDLEILRGRYKFNEIAGITKRNILTKVTWYGPSPGAYGPLDQFSFFEDGTFVYTKKLFDEGALAQESYSGSYSWETDSKFQIQFKEKSPLSGEAQKQKFQRVKYSEGILEIQGFEHSFSDSSDRCSA; from the coding sequence ATGATTCGAATCATCGTTTCATTCACCTTGATAAGTTTTGCCCTTTCCGCGCAAACAAACACGAACTCAAATAAAAAAGGTATTGATGCCTTATACAAAAAGGATTACCCGAAGGCGATTGAGTATTTTTCGGAAACACTTAAGCATTCTCCAACGGACGCTTTTGCCAATTATAACTTGGCTTGTACATATTCGATCCTGTTGAGTCAATGCGAGGATGTAAAAGATGAAAATGAAATTTATAAGTTGTTGCAAAAGGCGATTAAAAGCAAACCCGCTTATAAAAACAAACTTTTGAACGATCAGGATTTGGAAATACTGCGAGGAAGATATAAATTCAATGAAATTGCAGGTATAACAAAAAGGAATATTTTAACGAAGGTTACTTGGTACGGCCCGAGTCCAGGTGCTTACGGCCCGTTGGACCAATTTTCGTTTTTTGAGGATGGAACTTTTGTTTATACGAAAAAATTATTTGATGAGGGAGCACTTGCGCAAGAATCGTATAGCGGAAGTTATTCTTGGGAGACCGATAGTAAATTCCAAATTCAGTTCAAAGAAAAATCACCTCTATCCGGGGAGGCGCAAAAGCAAAAATTCCAGAGAGTCAAGTATTCTGAAGGAATACTTGAAATACAAGGTTTTGAACATTCTTTTTCAGATAGCAGCGATCGATGTTCCGCCTGA
- a CDS encoding LIC_11490 family protein codes for MLYAAFGMILVGVLCFLYVSLSPKSQKNDQNTKRSRPDQRDFAGSGYSSAYRRTPPSTVSPQLDERIRREREIADRRPAWEEPSLSYARSPEPKPSVVEKATILQETGEGLSEILPPEPAKIVQFEMDGILYFDHSGKIPFGSKDLGDSDTSEEDLRNFKRVGSAILKEEDGKFVFYSGNASYTYQSQDLEQVVFYDQGFVFLLKDGKAAKPVYFTNHLDQFKDFLTQATTI; via the coding sequence ATGTTGTATGCAGCCTTCGGGATGATTTTGGTTGGGGTTCTTTGTTTTCTGTACGTATCTCTCAGCCCCAAATCGCAAAAAAATGACCAAAATACCAAACGATCCCGTCCGGACCAAAGGGATTTTGCGGGGAGCGGGTACAGTTCTGCCTATAGAAGAACTCCTCCTTCTACCGTTTCCCCTCAATTGGATGAAAGAATTCGGAGAGAAAGGGAAATTGCAGACCGTAGGCCAGCCTGGGAAGAACCAAGCCTGAGTTATGCGCGTAGTCCCGAACCCAAACCTTCCGTTGTGGAAAAAGCCACGATTTTGCAAGAAACGGGAGAAGGTCTTTCCGAGATTTTACCGCCCGAGCCTGCCAAAATAGTTCAATTCGAAATGGATGGAATTTTATATTTCGATCATTCCGGAAAAATTCCTTTCGGATCCAAGGACTTGGGTGACTCCGATACAAGTGAAGAAGATCTGCGTAATTTCAAAAGAGTCGGTTCTGCGATTTTAAAAGAAGAAGACGGAAAATTCGTTTTTTATTCGGGTAATGCGAGTTATACATATCAATCCCAGGATCTGGAACAAGTTGTATTTTACGACCAAGGATTTGTATTTTTATTGAAAGACGGAAAAGCGGCAAAGCCCGTTTATTTTACAAATCATTTGGACCAGTTCAAAGACTTTCTCACCCAAGCTACAACCATCTAA